Genomic segment of Streptomyces roseifaciens:
GCTCCGACACGGTCTGACTCTTCGCACCTGGCGTAGCCACCCACCTCCTGCAGGTCGCTACGTTGCCCAGGCTCTCCTGCTCCATCCCTGAAGGCCTGCACCAGCGAATCGCTCGGATTCACGGGCCGTGGCTTGACCCGCGTTCAGACGTGGCGTGAGGGTTGCCTGACAGGCCGGCGGCTATCGACGGGCCATGTGAGCGGCTGGAGGACCCGCGTGGGTCTGCGTGCTCCGGACGGCCAATGGGCCGTGCAGACCGGCACTCACGGCCCGCGCTGTCTGCGCGACGGCGCGGCCCAGCTGCCGCATGTCGCACGACGGGTCGACCATGGCGCACAGTGCCCCGACGACCCCACCACCCGCCGCTATCACGGGTGCGGCCACACAGCACACGCCCGGTACCAGCTCCTCCCGGTCCAGAGCCACCCCGCTGTCCCGGATGGCGGACGCCTCCCGGTGCCAGGATTCCGGGAGAGGGTCCAGGGGTACCCCGGGCGGTGCTGTAGCCACCACCAGCTTCCCCGCCGCGGCATGCCACGGCCATGTGGCTCCCGGTCGTATAGGGGCCAGGTGTTCCACCATGCCGGCCACCCCCAGGACCGCCATCGTCCGGCCTTCCCACAGCACGCATAACCCGACCGAGGCTCCGGTAACGCCGGACAGCCGCTGCATCGGCCCGTTCGACGCCGCCCGTAAACCCGGATGCGGCTGCCAGCCCGTCCCCAGGCGGAAGAGCCGTGGCCCCATCCGGTAACCATGGCCGTGGTGTTCGACGACTCCGAGCCCGGCGAGTTGCTCCAGCAGCCGATAGGCTGTCGTCTTCGGCAGCCCGCTGCGTGCCGCCAGCGCGGTCAGCCCCGCCTCCCCGGTCGCTTCCACGGCTTCCAGGAGGGCGAACGCCCCCTCGAGGACTCCGCGCCCACGAGACGGCGCGCCACCGGACTCCTCGCCCTCGCAGGTGATCATCAGTGATCTCCTCCCCCTCGGTGCCAAGTCAATCCCACGGCGATAAACGCTCCATAAATTTGGTGTTTTCTCGTTCGCGCGTGTCGAAGATCTCTGGAAAATGTCAGATCCGCCGCGGCGGAGCACGGATGCATGGGCCTGTCTTGGGCGAAATTTCCATGTGGGTGCAAGATCGGTGCTCTCCGGCTCCGGTCCGCTCAGCGGAACACTGCTTGCCCGAGTATTTCTTCGATGCCACGGTATCCGCAGCGTGAGACCGGACCGACAGCTCGCACCGCGTATGGTCGACTTGGAGGCAGACGTGCCCGCACCTGTTCAGCCGAAGGACGGTACTTATGTCCCGTCCCGGTACCTGAGCCTTTCTCACCAGGACGACGGGGCACTGGTGGTGCATTGCGCCCGCACTGGCGCCGTCGGTGTGGTGCCCGTCGAGGACGCGGAGCGTGCGCGCAGAGCTCTGGTCGCCAACCAGGTGACGACGGGGCCATTTACCGGCGTACTTCAAGATCTCGTCTACGGTGGATTTCTCGTACCACAGGGCACTGACGAGACCGCGCTCGTGCACAACCAGTACGTCAGTCGGTACATGGATCGCAGTCTGCATTTGATCGTGATGCCGACGGAACAGTGCAACTTCCGCTGCATTTACTGCTACGAGTCATTTCTGCGCGGAGAGATGGCTCCTGAGTTGCAGGAGGGCCTTAAGCGCTTTGTGGCCGATCGGAAGGATCTGGAGCACCTCTACCTCTCGTGGTTCGGAGGTGAACCACTGCTTGCCGCTGAGACGGTGGTCCGGCTCACCGACCACTTCCGCCGGTACACGGAGGGCCACGGCATCGAGTTCTACCCTCTCGCCACCACCAACGGCTACTTGCTTACCCCGGAGTACGCTGACCGCGTCATCCCCGCTGGCCTGACGCGATTTCAGATCACGCTCGACGGCCCCGAGCACGAGCACGACAAGCGACGGATAGGAGCCAAGGGCGAGCCCACCTTCGCACGTATCTGGAACAATCTCGGATACCTGCACCGTTCGGATCA
This window contains:
- a CDS encoding IclR family transcriptional regulator, with product MITCEGEESGGAPSRGRGVLEGAFALLEAVEATGEAGLTALAARSGLPKTTAYRLLEQLAGLGVVEHHGHGYRMGPRLFRLGTGWQPHPGLRAASNGPMQRLSGVTGASVGLCVLWEGRTMAVLGVAGMVEHLAPIRPGATWPWHAAAGKLVVATAPPGVPLDPLPESWHREASAIRDSGVALDREELVPGVCCVAAPVIAAGGGVVGALCAMVDPSCDMRQLGRAVAQTARAVSAGLHGPLAVRSTQTHAGPPAAHMARR
- a CDS encoding radical SAM/SPASM domain-containing protein, giving the protein MPAPVQPKDGTYVPSRYLSLSHQDDGALVVHCARTGAVGVVPVEDAERARRALVANQVTTGPFTGVLQDLVYGGFLVPQGTDETALVHNQYVSRYMDRSLHLIVMPTEQCNFRCIYCYESFLRGEMAPELQEGLKRFVADRKDLEHLYLSWFGGEPLLAAETVVRLTDHFRRYTEGHGIEFYPLATTNGYLLTPEYADRVIPAGLTRFQITLDGPEHEHDKRRIGAKGEPTFARIWNNLGYLHRSDHDFKVVLRHNFDPAGLPKMADFLGMLKDEFGGDPRFAVQMEAIGRWGGANDASLDVCEDRALVEAVRQSRRLTVEAGFRDVHALPGMQPNGYVCYAANPKSFVIGSDGKVYKCTVELDYHDRNIVGQLHPDGRMDLDWKKMALWCETDGMEEGKKCTSCYFSPTCHGAICPKEWMEEPECACPTGKRFIKESLTLIRAESLFNVPDTAPTAHCPKG